The stretch of DNA GTCACCGTGATTCACGACCCCGTCAGATATCCTGTCGCCGGCGCCTGGACGGTGGCGATTGTCCCCTTccgtttcgtcaccccacgaccgcGTGCCTGCGCTAAGGTACAGAAAAGCCTGCGTGGGCCAGAAAGAGCCTGCGCAATATTTGGCGGATCCAGGCCCACAGCCACAGGGCGGGCCTGCACCGCCTCTTTTTTTTCTCATTTCCGGCCGCAGACAGCTTAGCTGGACGCGCACAAGCGACCAAAGGCGCAGATCTGGGTGCCCATGGGCCCTCGTCCACCTTGGATGGCACCGCGCTCTGTACTTGCCCTGTAGGCAGCCGTGGTAGGTAGTAGCCCGTATGCGCGCCCTGTTGCCGCGCTATGGTCCTCCTCCTAATCACGCGGAGCCAGCAGTCCTAATCGGTCGCCTACAGCCGTGTAATCCAGGGTTAATGCCTGCCGCGAATTAGCAGGCCAGTCCTAATCAATCGGCTAGCGGGGGTTTATTGCCATGAATCAGTAAAGTTGAACATCGCAATCCGGAGCTGCCTGTATTATGGTTTATGGTTTGGCCGTGGGACTTCTCTTTCTGTCTTGAAAGCTACTCCGTGTCAAGATGGCATCTGAATCGGAAGTCCACCTACCGTGTCAAGATGCGCGCTGTTCAACGTGATGATCACGTGGTGCCTCGTTTTACTGCTGTTCCTTGGTCTCGGTCGCCCACTGCTGCGCTGAGGTGAGCTGCGGTGGGGAGGTGTGCTCCAGACGAGGGGTGGTAGGTGGGTGACTCGGCTCTGACTGAATATGTCTTGGTCGTAGTACAGAGGCGGGAGAGAGAGACGTATTCGTCCATATTGGCGTTCTACTTGAAGAGACGGCCGATGGCTTATATTTGACCGTCCAAGGTGTGTCTGGTAGGATTTGATCACCTTATCTTACTAGATATGTACATGCGTGTGAGCCGGACTCGCGGTGCACTGCCTCATTTTGAACGAGTTTCTTGCGCATATCTTTGCTTTACTTGACCATTTGATCGGTCACCTTATCCCTGTGTTTTACTGAAGTACGGCAGCCGATTGTCTGTGATTGTTCAGAGGCATGGGCTGGGCGGATCTGAATTTCGCTTAGCAGCAGTGCATGTGAAGCAGCTGCGGTGCACGCACCCGAAAGGGAATCTGAACATGCCATTGGGCTCGCACATGCCGCGATCCCCCCACTTGGCATGTCATCTAGGAATATTTTATCTCTTTTCTTCAGAGGGAAAGGGATATTTTTGAAGGGAGGAATATTTTATCTTGTTAGCATCGGGGcacgccaccaccaccactggcGATGATATAACACCCCCTCGTGTTTTCCTTGCGTCGCTGCCCCTGTCGTGCGCCAGCAGAACAAGAGTAAAGTATAGCCCGCTTGCTAGATATTTTCGTTCATAGCAATTATGTAGAATCATGCTGCTAGAATATACTGTTCTGTTCttaatctcttatgctagagtacgaTATAACTTCGTTCGTGCCATCTGACCACCTGTGCTCTTTTGTTGTCTGCAGCAtcatgggtgccggcggcaggatgACGGAGAAGGAGCGGGAGAAGCAGGAGCAGCTCGGCCGCGCCAACGGCGGGGCAGCCTACCAGCGCTCGCCGACGGACAAGCCGCCGTTCACGCTGGGTCAGATCAAGAAGGCAATCCCGCCTCACTGCTTCCAGCGCTCCATCATCAAGTCCTTCTCCTACGTGGTCCATGACCTGGTCATCGTCGCGGCCCTGCTGTACGCGGCGCTGGTCTGGATCCCCACCCTCCCGAGCGTGCTGCAGCTGGGCGCCTGGCCGCTCTACTGGGTCGTGCAGGGCTGCGTCATGACCGGCGTCTGGGTCATCGCGCACGAGTGCGGCCATCACGCCTTCTCCGACTACTCGCTGCTCGATGACACCGTCGGCCTGGTGCTCCACTCGTGGCTGCTCGTCCCCTACTTCTCGTGGAAGTACAGCCACCGTCGCCACCACTCTAACACCGGGTCGCTGGAGCGCGATGAGGTGTTCGTCCCCAAGCAGAAGGAGGCGCTGGCGTGGTACACCCCTTACATCTACAACAACCCCGTCGGCCGTCTGGTGCACATCGTCGTGCAGCTCACCCTCGGGTGGCCGCTGTACCTGGCGCTCAACGCCTCAGGCCGCCCGTACCCGCGGTTCGCCTGCCACTTCGACCCCTACGGCCCGATCTACAACGACCGGGAGCGAGCCCAGATTTTCATCTCAGACGTCGGAGTGCTGGCCGTGTCATTGGCTCTGCTGAAGCTCGTGTCGTCGTTCGGGTTCTGGTGGGTGGTGCGGGTCTACGGCGTGCCGCTGCTGATCGTGAACGCTTGGCTGGTCCTGATCACCTACCTGCAGCACACCCACCCGGCGCTGCCGCACTACGACTCGACGGAGTGGGACTGGCTGCGGGGGGCGCTGGCCACCATGGACCGCGACTACGGCATCCTCAACCGCGTGTTCCACAACATCACGGACACGCACGTGGCGCACCACCTATTCTCCACCATGCCGCActaccacgccatggaggccaccaAGGCGATCAAGCCCATCCTCGGCGAGTACTACCAGTTCGACCCCACCCCCGTCGCCAAGGCCACATGGCGCGAGGCCAAGGAGTGCATCTACGTCGAGCCCGAGGACCGCAAGGGGGTCTTCTGGTACAGCAACAAGTTCTAGCCGTCAAGATCCATCAACGGTGCTCGAGAAAGAACTCAGAGAAGAGATCCTACCAAGTAATTCCATCCATCTACCTACAGTCATATGGTTAGTCTTTAGATAGCAGAGGGCATTTGGGCACAAAAGAAGACTACTATTACCGTGCCAGTGCTAGAAGAGCTGAGTGGTGCAAGGAAGAGTAGCGTGTCCGTGACTTTGGTCAGTTCCGTCTTTACTTTTTCTCTGTGTTCCAGTCGTCGGCTTAGGTTTGGCCGGCTGTCGTCGTCGGTGTCCGTGGCCGTGGACATGGCCGCGTGTGTTGTGTGTGCGTCTGTCATTGCATTGGCGTCATCTCCCCCCGTCCGTGTCATGTTGTTGTAGACCATTTCGTGTTTATGGCGGAATAACTGATCGTCGAAGGAAGGGCAACTTTTTTGAGTACTCCAGTTTAGATGATGTTCTTTCTCGTGATTTTTATCTCGTCTCTGGAAATGGATGGTTGCTCGCTTGCTCTGTCAAGCAAGGTTGTCTACTCCgtcccgcgggccgcggcggaaCGAGATCCTCTGACGTACAACAAACTACTGCAGAGGGACGTCCAACACGGATCACCGTCCGTGCAGCATCCAATGGCAACGGCTAAACACTGGCAGAACATAACGAAGCCATCGGCCCATGAGCGTGATGCGGCCCAGTCCAATGAGATGTTGCTAGGACGAGAAAACGCACGAGGTCGACGGAACACGATAGCTTAAGTGAACACGGTGCCCTGCTCATCGATTTGTACGTAAATTGCAAATCTCTGCCTTTCTTTTGCCATCTTGAAATTTGCTTCAATAATAAGAGTGGAATTAGTCTAACTATCGTCATCAGATTTGTTTTGAATTCGATAAGTTTTTGTGCAACTCTGGGTCGATCTTGTAATT from Triticum dicoccoides isolate Atlit2015 ecotype Zavitan chromosome 6A, WEW_v2.0, whole genome shotgun sequence encodes:
- the LOC119317653 gene encoding fatty acid desaturase DES2-like, translating into MGAGGRMTEKEREKQEQLGRANGGAAYQRSPTDKPPFTLGQIKKAIPPHCFQRSIIKSFSYVVHDLVIVAALLYAALVWIPTLPSVLQLGAWPLYWVVQGCVMTGVWVIAHECGHHAFSDYSLLDDTVGLVLHSWLLVPYFSWKYSHRRHHSNTGSLERDEVFVPKQKEALAWYTPYIYNNPVGRLVHIVVQLTLGWPLYLALNASGRPYPRFACHFDPYGPIYNDRERAQIFISDVGVLAVSLALLKLVSSFGFWWVVRVYGVPLLIVNAWLVLITYLQHTHPALPHYDSTEWDWLRGALATMDRDYGILNRVFHNITDTHVAHHLFSTMPHYHAMEATKAIKPILGEYYQFDPTPVAKATWREAKECIYVEPEDRKGVFWYSNKF